The sequence AATAACTTTGGTCTTGAATCTACTCTAGAAGGGTTTGAAAAAGGCCCTCACATTGAGTCTGAAAAGAAGTTGCTGAACTCTACTTTGAAAAGTATAtaggtatatattttaaaatattaaaacctaCAGGCCAACACCCCCAAAAGATTTACACCAATCATAGCTTAAATTTGTTCCAAATGTGGCTTAAGCTTCTTttgattcatcatcatcttcactGTCACAATCACTATGTTCTTTAGTAGTGTTGAGAGATTTAGGGATgtacttaacaaaaaaaacggTCAAGTTTGTTTacaataaatttagtaaaatgtttttgttttgtactCTTATTACATCCAGAGGaatgtaaaattaatttttttttttgtgtgctcCAAAGAATAAAAACTAGTATTGAAACCCTAATAATATCTGTTCCTCACTGTTCCGACACTAACGCCTTTCCCATATCATGTTCAAGACAAAATAACACATGATATACTGatcatcaaaatatacatttcaATGTTTCCTCAGGatcttaaaaaaatgtaaaaaaaaaagattttatattactCACTCGGTTATACTGAATCTTGCAGATGTCATTGAGGTCTGCGAGAGTTCAGGGTATCTCTGCTTGAGACAAAAGAGTAAGCTCCTGGTCCCCCGGCTCGGGCGGAGGTTGTCATTCTCACGTTCAGCATCACCTTCCATCATGTCCATGAGGACTTAGAGTGACTCAACCCTCCAGTCTTACAACCTCCATGTTACCATAAACCAGTGACGCCTCGACTTTGTCGGCGCGAGCTCAAGCGCCTCGTGCTCCGATAAATATCGATAAGCTGGTCTGGATAAAACTTCTCAACAGTGCCCGTTTCTTGTATATCATGTCTCTTACACTTGCTTGCCCACCTATTcgaaaaaagacaaaaacaccTTATTGATTACTATAGTTTTAACATAGATAACTAGATTCTTGATCCGCCTTTCAAAAGgaaaatattttctgttttttaacttttttttagaaatttaatttttatatttacatttcttataattatatttgtgtttttaatttgtaatcatatttggtATATAATTAAGGTGGTTACATGATATATTTAGATAATCATTtagaataaatttataaataattggacatatttttttacaaaatggTCATGATcaagttttaatagtattgataattCAGACAGTAacgtatatacatatatacctTTGGGAGAGTAGTGAGGTAAGAATCATGATATTCCATGTTGTAAGTGCAAATATAACACCAAAattaagtaatgcagaaggtaaaccagAAAGAtaatacacaagcacacaccaatagctttattagaatcgtcttgtacaactcaattacaagttctgcttaatcaacTTTTTACCGTCTAGTGTTaccctaacacacgccactgaacaattcctaagctacccgctcatgtctctccaccgtcaagtaccTCAGCAACTGCTTCGGCACGACCCAAGAACACCCTAAGGGATTTTTACCCTTTCTCTATAACAATAGCCCCCAATGTTTATTGGATACCCACGACTCTATAGCTCTTTTATAGTGatctccacgttcctgaaacctagtctccaaggcaacatggatatatggacaacttccgtattaataagtacactttccttttcttggaatgtacTTATTTCTCAAGGCATAAACTTGCTCCCAAGTTTATCTCTTACCTTTTTTCCACGgtataaacttgctcctcaagtttatcccacgccagctcagcatctcgcgTCCACATGGTCTCTACCACTCCGCATGCCTCCTGGTTCACTCTCTGACACACACTGCATCATCAACTACTTCAACGACTACATCAAGACATAAACCCTCAGtttattcttctccatctcagcatatccttgcatccacatggtaacccaccactccgcatgcctTATGTAGTAACGACTAATGCCTCCAGCATCAGTGATTTCATCGCCTAGTTAGTCACGGAAAACTATTGACATCTGCAAGCTCTTCTTGCATCTTCACATGTCACTGAGACTTGAGTCGTTAATGGTTAATGTCCGTAAAACCATCCAATATCTCCTAcaataatcaaaatcaaaaccaatcATATTGATACTCGTGAATCTTGATTCGAGTATTGGACTTACCATTAGCAAATTATCGAGTTTTCTCAAAGCACGAATATTCATGAGAATATCGAATCTTAGCTTTGTTTCTTAAATCTGTAAACTGGAACAACAACAAGATCAAAcgtttaagttacaaaaaaaaagtatagatAGCGTGAGGCGCAAGTAAGATAGTTGTGAATCGTATAGTTTACCTCAACCTTAGCACCAAGATATTTTGGAATAACTTAAGAATGTAATCACATATAGACATCAATTCATCTCGCTCTTCATTCTCTGTACTCAATGGTTGTAATCTCGAGCTCTGTCCAAACACATTCACTGCAACATAGCCATTTTTAACACTCTGTTTCGAAAACAAAGCATATACGTTAAGAGAAGACAAACCATAAAGATCGGATATGGACTTATAGAGACTGTAACACAGTAACACATGTTTACCAAGCAATAGCTTCGCGAATCATAGCCGTTTGATATGGTTGTGGGGAGATGAGTGACTTCCACAGTTCCACGTAAGGTTAATCAATCTCATAATGAAGGTTTGCTACATCCTACATATGCGTTAAGTGTATTCTTCAAAGTTGTTGCATCATGTCTAACTAAACAGTTCTAAAACGAAACTTAATTAGCGTAATGTATCGCCAACTTCATATTTGATTTATTGGTACAAACTAATATATTTGTCGATGTATGGATTCATATAgttattatatgtaatttttctGGTCAACTTCAAATTACTATTGACCATTTTTTGAGTCACGGACACGGtgtaaaaaagtaaaaaaacacaTCGGGAAAGATTTTATGGAGTATCTGCTGTAATCGTATGAAATATTTTATCGAGTTAAAACTaataatcccctatatattaaaggaaaaGCATTTTTAAGGTTTTCCTTAAACGGTTTTCACCAGAATACATGAAAATGCTCCATTCCACGTGTCACTCTCTGAgcgatttgaagaaaaaaacatttattgcctaaatttctttcctttttttgcttaaatgaCAAGGCACAtaacgaatttttttttcatagctTTGACGTCAAACGACAAGAAACAACCACAATAACAACATATAATTTCAATTCCCATCTCAGCAAGGGGATATAGATCGTACCAAACTCACCACCACGAACCAGAAACAGTTAGAATCATTTCCTGTGGACGATGGATGGACCCAACTCATCGTACTCTCCCTTCGAGTCTTGCCGTGTTCTGTCGCGGGTTCTTGACCCGAGATCGATGAGGTAGCACTTAGCGTAGACGAGAAGGACAAAAGTTAGTGAGAACATTATATTGGCTGGAACTCCAGTTACGAAGGCCAAACTCGCCTCGAAATTCGTGGTGAGGTTGCCGTTTGCAAACAGGGAGAGTTAAGGGCTGAGCAGAGACATAGTAGTAACTATGGAAGATTgtaagagagaaggagaagatttGATACGTTGTACGAAGAagaaactttatgtttttcatagtcTTCTACTGTATATAGGACTATATATCACTGAGTCTGATCTTCAATAACGCAAGGGAAGCTGTTACGTTTGAACGGATTTTCCCGAAGTGGATGCAGCGCTTAATGGTGGCTCTTCGAGTAGTCGAAACCTAAGCACGGATCTAAGGCTCGGACTCAGCTTTGGGGCATCCTCAGGGACGCAATACTTCGGACGCAATATTAACTCATGGTTGTTACATGTATTCTATTGTAGATCCGGCGGCAGATTATACGGTTGcggtggcggaggaggaggaagaagagaacgAGTGTAACAGCGTAGGGAGCTTCTACGTTAAAGTGAACATGGAGGGAGTTCCAATTGGGAGAAAGATCGATCTCATGTCTCTTAATGGCTACCATGAGTTAATCAGAACCCTAGATTTCATGTTCAACGCATCCATCCTCTGTAAGTATATGTATAAATACATATAGAAAAGATGTTTATATATCTAAAGTTTTCTAATTATTCACTACTGTTGAAGCTTTTGCTTTCTTGTGATTCAAGTTCAGAGAGGTTTCCGTTTGAAGCTGACTTGCGGTTTGAATTAAGAAGAAAGTCGGTTCAGTTGAAGCTGGTTATTGTACATACTAAACCGGGATTTGGCAAAGGAGGGAAGAAGGAAAGTGAAACTTCTGGTCGCGACAGAGTATTCACTTTACGTAGGGTTTTGCTGTAAAACCTTACGTTCATGTCTTCTTTACGTTGTGTGAGAGTTAAGACATTTGAgagcttgagagagtttgttGCTATGTTCTTGAGCTGTAAGAAAACACCATCTCCTGATTTATATACTGCATGGATTGAATCCGGCCCCAGAGTAGACGTCATCACACCGATGCGTTGATACTGGGTTACCAAATCTTGTGtctctgtttttatttcttttcttgctTGTCAAACAcacgagagaaagagagagagagagagagtcatgAAACAGAACCATTTTCTTCTGAGTTTtataacaagtggtatcagagctcaggATCTTGAGGAAAGCTTAAATCTCTGAAGAAAAATCATAAAGTTTCAAGCTTTGTTGAAGAGAAGAGTAAAGGTTGAAGCTTTGAGAAGAAAGGTGTAACCTTTTGGTGGAAATACATCAAGTTTCATCATAAAGGTTCCAACTTTCGGTGTTCTTAGCATCAGGTTGagaaagattgaagctttgtcATAAAAACACAAGCTTTGTCTTAAAGGCGTGACCTTTACGCAAGGAGGAGTGGTAGTTTGCTGGTTACAAGATGTCTGAAGATCTTGTGGGGGTTTCAAGGCTGAAGATCGACAGGTTCGATGGTACTGGAGATTTCAGTATGTGGAAGACAAGAATGATGGCTCATTTTCGTGTATTGGGTCTAAAAGACATTGTCACAGACCACAAGTTGGAGATGGAGGTTCCTCTCACCAGAAGCGAAGAGAAGAGCCCTGTTGAAGGAGAAGAAACAGACTCTTCTGTGCCGCTGACAAAGACAGTTCGTGATCCCATAAAGGAAGAAAAATCTGAGAAAGCTATGGGATTGATGATAAGAGGTCTTGGTGACCATGTGATGAGAAAGATTGAGCATTGTGTTACTGCTGCAGAGATGTGGTCGATGTTAAACAGGTTGTATATGGAAAGGTCTCTACCTAACCGTGTGCATCTGCAGCTAAAGTTCTACACGTTCAAGATGGATGAGTCATTGAGCATAGACAAGAATGTGGATGACTTTCTCAAGATTGTTGCTGAGCTTGGAAGTTTTGATGTGAAGGTTTCAGATGAAGTTCAAGCGATCTTGTTCTTAACGTCTCTGTCGTCGAGCTATGATCAGCTCAAGCATACTCTGAAGTATGGAAGAGACTCTCTAACTCTGGAGGAAGTCGTGTCAGCTGTACGAtccagagaaagagagattcaaGAAGCTGCTAAGGATAATAAAAATTCTGGAGCAAGCTTGTGTacaagagagagaggaaggTCTTCTTCTAAAGGTCCTAGGGAATCAAATGGGAAGGGAAGAGGTAGATCTAACTCAAGATGAAGGGTTACTTGCTGGTTTTGCAAGAAAGAAGGCCACACAAAGAAAGACTGTTATGCAAGGAAGAAGAAATTCGGAACTGAGGGTCAGGGAGAGGCAGGAGTTATTACTGAGAAGTTGATTGACGCTGAGTCATTGAGCATGAGTGATCAAGCAAAAGATGTTTGGGTGTTGGATTCAGGTTGTACGTTTCACATGACCTCGTGTAGAGACTGGTTTTTTGACCTACATGATAATGGAGGTACAACTATCTTGTTGGGTGATGATCATACAGTTCAGTCACAAGGACAAGGGACAATCAGAATCAACACACACGGAGGTACGATCACGATGCTGAAGAATGTCAGATATGTGCCTAATCTGAGAAGAAATCTCATCTCCACTGGAACCCTTGATAAGCTTGGTTTTGAGCATGAAGGCAAAGATGGTAAAGTCAGGTACTTCAAGCAGAAGAAGACAGCACTCCATGGTAACCTGGTGAATGGTCTGTATATTATGGATGGAGAAACTGTTGTGCAAGAGACTTGCAATGCGGAGTTGAACAAGTCAGATAAAACTACTTTGTGGCATAGCAGGCTCGGACACATGAGCATCAACAACATGAAGATCTTGACTGGAAAAGGGCTGATAAACAGAAACGAGGTTAAGGAGCTCAAGTTCTGTGAACATTGCGTAATGGGGAAGTCTAAGAAACTGAGTTTTAACCTTGGGAGGCATGACACTGAAGACGCTCTTGGTTATGTGCATGATGATCTGTGGGGGTCCCCAAACACTACACCATCATTGTctggaaaataatatttcttatccATCATCGAGATAAGACAAGGAAGGTGTGGTTGATGTTCTTGAAGACTAAAGATGAGACATTTGACAAGTTCTATGAGTGGAAAAACCTTGTAGAGAATCAGATGAACAAGAAGGTGAAGGTTCTGAGAACAGAAAATGGGTTGGAGTTTTGCAACACAAAGTTTGATGATCATTGCAGAGAACATGGCATAGAGAGACATCGCACCTGTAcctacacaccacaacaaaacggTGTTGCAGAAAGGATGAATCGTACACTAATGGAGAAGGTGAGATGTATGCTAAATGAATCAGGTCTTGGAGAAGAGTTTTGGGCAGAAGCCGCTTCTACAGCAGCCTATGTGATCAACCATTCTCCAAGCTCTGCAATCGATCACAACGTACCAGAAGAGCTGTGGCTGAACAGAAAACCAGGATATAAACATATGAGAAAGTTTGGCTCAGTTTGCTTTGTTCATCATGATCAAGGGAAGCTGAAACCAAGAGCATTGAAAGGGGTTTTCTTGGGATATCCTCCAGGAACAAAAGGTTACAAGGTGTGGCTTTTGGACGAACAGAAGAGTGTGATTAGCAGAAACGTCGTGTTTCAAGAAGAGTTGATGTATAAAGATGTGAAGTCAGAGAAGAAGAACGTGAAAGAGAGCCCAGATACAGGAGAGTCGAGTGGTTCAAGCAGAGTTGAGGTTTGTGTTGATGTCAGGCCAGAGAACGAGACTGAACAACATCAGTCAAATACAGAGCATTCAGCTAGAGGTGGAGCTGATGTTGAGAGTTCTAGCGAGTCTGATGAAGAGTTCATCGATGCAACAGAAGATCAAAACAATGAGGAAGTTGAACTTGCTGGTTATCAGCTAGCCAGAGACAGAGCTAGACGTGTTACTGCTCCACCAACAAG is a genomic window of Raphanus sativus cultivar WK10039 unplaced genomic scaffold, ASM80110v3 Scaffold1277, whole genome shotgun sequence containing:
- the LOC130503975 gene encoding auxin response factor 1-like yields the protein MDGPNSSYSPFESCRVLSRVLDPRSMSYEGQTRLEIRGEVAVCKQGELRAEQRHSNPAADYTVAVAEEEEEENECNSVGSFYVKVNMEGVPIGRKIDLMSLNGYHELIRTLDFMFNASILFQRGFRLKLTCGLN